A region of the Paracoccus pantotrophus genome:
AATTCTCGCCCTCGGCGGCGTAATAGCGCAGGAAGTCCACCGCCTCGCGCAGTTCAGCCACCGCATCGGCCAGCGACTTGCCGGCCTCGCGGCCGAGAATGCCGAAGATCGGGCCGTAATGCGCCTCGTAAAGATCGGCCGCACGGCGCAGCACCGCGGCGCGCTCCTCCGCCGGCGCGTCCCAGATGCGCGCGTCCTCGATGGCGCGGGCGGCGGTCTCGGCATCGACCATCATCACCCGGGCGATCCTTTCCCCCGTCGCCGGGTTGACCACATCCTGCATCTTGCCCCTGGGCTCCGAGACGGTCAGCGGCATCGCATCCGGGATCGCCACGTCGCGGGCAGCGTAGATACGCGCAAGGGTCTCCTCGTCGGTCAGGTCGAAGCCGGTCGAGTTCCGGCGCGAGGCGCCGAACAGCGCCTCGGGCGCCACCAGCGAGCGCGGCGGGCGGGCGTCCGCCAGCGCCTCGAAGGGATCGCGTGCGACCTCCTCGGGCGAGACGGATTCGTCCACGATCTGGTGTACGAAGCTGGAATTGGCGCCGTTCTCCAGCAGCCGGCGCACCAGATAGGCCAGCAGGTCGCGATGCGCGCCGACCGGCGCATAGATGCGGCAGCGACCGTTATAGTCGCGCAGCACGATGTCGTGCAGCCGCTCGCCCATGCCGTGCAACCGCTGGAACTCGAAGCGGGTCTCGCCCGCCATCTCCAGGATCGCGGCGACGGTATGGGCGTTATGGGTGGCGAATTGCGGATAGATCCGGTCGGCATAGCCGATCAGCTTGCGGGCATTGGCAATGTAGCTGACATCGGTCGCGACCTTGCTGGTGAACAGCGGAAAGCCCGGGAAGCCCTCGACCTGCGCCCGCTTGATCTCGGTATCCCAATAGGCGCCCTTGACCAGCCGCACCATGATGCGGCGGTCCAGCCGCGTGGCGGTCTGGTAGAGCCAGTCGATCACCTGCCCGGCGCGCTTGCCATAGGCCTGCACCACCACGCCGAACCCGTCCCAGCCGGCCAGAGAGGGATCGGCCAGCACCGCCTCGATCACCTTCAGCGACAGCACCAGCCGGTCCTGTTCCTCGGCGTCGATATTCATGCCCATGCCGGCAGCCTTGGCTTGCCGCGCCAGCTTCAGCACCACCGGCACCAGCTCGGTCATGACGCGGGCCTCCTGCGCCACCTCATAGCGGGGATGCAGGGCCGAAAGCTTGATCGAAATGCCGGGATTCTCCTCGACCGAGCCCTTGGTGCAGGCTTTCGCGATGGCCGCGATGGCGTCGGAATAGGCGCGGTCGTAGCGCGCCGCATCCGCTCCGGTCATCGCCGCCTCGCCCAGCATGTCGTAGCTGTAGGTAAAGCCCTGCGCCTCGCGTTTGCTGGCGCGCTCCAGCGCGGCTTCGATGGTCTGGCCCAGCACGAATTGCCGGCCCATCTCCTTCATGGCGCGGCCGACGGCGGTGCGGATCACCGGCTCGCCCAGCCGCCGCACGGCGCGGCGCAGGGTGCCGGCAATCCCGGCCTGGTCGTCGTCCAGCACCTTGCCGGTCAGCATGAGCGCCCAGGTCGAGGCATTGACCAGCGAGGACGACGCCTCGCCCAGGTGCCTGCCCCAGTCCGATGGCGCGATCTTGTCCTCGATCAGCGCGTCGATGGTCATGCGGTCGGGGACGCGCAGCATCGCCTCGGCCAGGCACATCAGCGCCACGCCCTCGCGCGTGGACAGCCCGTATTCGGCCAGGAAATGCTCCATCATCGTGGGCTTGGCCTCGTCGCGGATGCGGCGTACCAGATCGGCGGCCCGGCGCGTGATCGCGGCGCGGGCCGCGGGGCTCAGCGCCGCCTGCGCGACCAGCCGGTTCAGCAGTTCCGCCTCGTCGGCGAATTTCGCCTGGGTGGAAAACGCGCCGGAAAGCTCGGTGGGGTTGACACGTATCATGCCGATCTCCTTATTCGATAGGGCAGTATTACCAGATGCCGACTAGGCGGTGCGCCTGAAAATGGGCCACTTTCTAGGCTGTTGGAACAAAATCGAGGCGATTTTCAGAATGGACCTGAACTTGGACGCGCAGGACCGCAGGATCCTGGCGGAACTCACGCAGAACGCCCGCATCCCGATCGCCGAGCTAGCGCGGCGGGTCGGGCTGTCCAAGACCCCGGTGGCGCAGCGCATCAAGCACTTGGAAGAGATCGGCCTGATCACCGGCTATCGCGCCATCCTGTCGCCCCTGAAGCTGGGCCTGACCCATGTGACCTATGTCGAGGTCAGCATGAACGACACCCGCGAGCATGCGCTGCAGCAGTTCAACGCCGCCGTCCGCGCCATCCCCGAGGTCGAGGAATGCTACATGATCGCCGGCGGCTGCGACTACCTGATGAAGGTCCGCTCGCGCGACATGGCCGATTTCCGGCGCATCCTGGCCGAGAAGATCTCCACCTTGCCCCATGTCAGCAACACCTCCAGCCATGTCTCCATGGAAGCCGTCGTCGAGCAAAACTTCCGCCCGGGGTGAGGAGCCGGCACGCCGGCGGCGAACTGCTGCAAACAGCGTCGCCTTGGCCTTGCGCATGGCGGCCTTGGCCCGCATTGATTGGGACGGTATGGGCTCCGAACCGGGCCAGCCGCCCGGCACCGCGGAAAAGGCCGCCAAGCCGGTCCGCCCCCTATCCTGAGCCCTGAGATGCGGTGACGGGGCCTGCGTCGCGCGCCACCCGTTACCGCTTGCAAGATCAGGGGCAAGCTGTCGCCGTTCCCGTATCGGATCCAGGCGGAGGATTACAGGATGAAGTTGTTTGCTGGATTGGATGTATCGCTGGAAAAGACCGCTATCTGCGTGATCAGCGAACATGGAAAGTTCATGATGGAGGCGCAGGCTGCCAGCGAGCCTGAAGCGCGGACGCGCCGGATCCGGGAATGAGAGGACACCATCGCCGCCATTGGCCTTGAAGCAGGGCCCTTGTCGCAATGGCTGCACCGAGGGCTGACCGAGGCGGGACTGGAGGTCGTGTTGATGGAAACCCGGCAGGTGAAGGGCGCTCTGCAGGCCATGCCGGTCAAGACGGACCGGCGGGACACAGAAGGCATTGCGCGCCTGCTTCATCTCGGTTGGTTCCGGCCCGTTCATCGCAAGTCGATCTCGGCGCAGGAACCGCGCGCGGCTTGGTGCCCGCAAGGCCGGTCTGCAAGGCTTCATCGCTCTGGAGCTCTCCCTGCGGGGCTGCTGCGGAACTTCGGGTGAAGGTCGGCGCGATCTCCCCTGGCAGGTTCGAACACCCTGTCCGGGAGCTGGCGGCAGACAACCCGATGCCGGTCGCCGCGACAGAGCCGATGTTGCGGGCGCGGGCATCCGCGACGGCCTGCGCGAGGTTCTGGGCCTGTGGATCGCCGAGAGCGAGGGCGCCAAATTCTGGCGCTCGGCGATGAACGAATTGAAGAACCGCGGCCTCCAGGACCACCTGATCGCGGTGGTGGACGGGCTGAAGGGCTTTCCGGAGGCGATCACCGCCGCCTTTCCGGAGGCCATGGTCCAGACCTGCCCTCGCCATGGTCTCTCGGACCAGTGGCGTTCCCATGGCTCGATGCATCTGGTTCGCCATAGCCTGAACTTCTGCTCATGGAAGGACCGCAAGGCGGTGGCAGCCGATCTGCACCGGATCTACCGGGCCACGACCGCCGACATGGCCGCAGCCGAGCTTGATGCTTTCGAGGAAAAATGGGCCGGGAAACACGCCTCCATTGCCCCGGCCTGGCGCCGGGCATGGGCCGAGGTGATCCCGTTCTTCGCCTTCGATCCGGCAATCCGAAAGGTGGTTTATACGACCAGCGCCATTGAGAGCCTGAACCGCGTGATCCGGAAAGCCATCAAGGCACGCGGATCGCTCCTGATGGACAAGGCTGCGACCAAGCTGATCTACCTGGCGATCCGCAGCTTCGAGAAGGATGGCCGCAACGTCCGGGAATGGTTTGCGGCCCGCAACCAGTTCGCCATAACGTTCGGCGAGCGCTTCGCCGCTCGCGTAGCCGCTTGAGTATCTGAAACCGCATGGGACCGGCCAGATACACAAAATGCAGGACACTCCCTCTGCGGCATATCCTGTTCCAGGCCGCCCTCGTCGCCGCACATCACAACCCCATACTGAAGGCCTTCGCGCAGCGACTGCGCGACGCCGGAAAACCGCACAAGGTCATCATCACTGCGGTCGCCCGCAA
Encoded here:
- the putA gene encoding bifunctional proline dehydrogenase/L-glutamate gamma-semialdehyde dehydrogenase PutA, which produces MIRVNPTELSGAFSTQAKFADEAELLNRLVAQAALSPAARAAITRRAADLVRRIRDEAKPTMMEHFLAEYGLSTREGVALMCLAEAMLRVPDRMTIDALIEDKIAPSDWGRHLGEASSSLVNASTWALMLTGKVLDDDQAGIAGTLRRAVRRLGEPVIRTAVGRAMKEMGRQFVLGQTIEAALERASKREAQGFTYSYDMLGEAAMTGADAARYDRAYSDAIAAIAKACTKGSVEENPGISIKLSALHPRYEVAQEARVMTELVPVVLKLARQAKAAGMGMNIDAEEQDRLVLSLKVIEAVLADPSLAGWDGFGVVVQAYGKRAGQVIDWLYQTATRLDRRIMVRLVKGAYWDTEIKRAQVEGFPGFPLFTSKVATDVSYIANARKLIGYADRIYPQFATHNAHTVAAILEMAGETRFEFQRLHGMGERLHDIVLRDYNGRCRIYAPVGAHRDLLAYLVRRLLENGANSSFVHQIVDESVSPEEVARDPFEALADARPPRSLVAPEALFGASRRNSTGFDLTDEETLARIYAARDVAIPDAMPLTVSEPRGKMQDVVNPATGERIARVMMVDAETAARAIEDARIWDAPAEERAAVLRRAADLYEAHYGPIFGILGREAGKSLADAVAELREAVDFLRYYAAEGENCSDAPRGIVGAISPWNFPLAIFTGQIAAALMAGNAVIAKPAEPTPVIAAYAIGLLHQAGVPKTALQLLPGRGSVVGTAMTSDARVAGLVFTGSTETAQTIARTMAANLAPGTPLIAETGGLNAMVVDSTALPEQAVRDIVNSAFRSAGQRCSALRCLYVQEDVAPHLIEMIKGAMDELRVGDPWDLTTDVGPVIDPGAQKEIADYIAANANRVLHRLAAPSRGYFIPPTLLKVSGINDLEREIFGPVLHVATFRGDQLDQVIAEINARGFGLTFGLHTRIDSRVQEVSDAIHVGNIYVNRNQIGAVVGSQPFGGEGLSGTGPKAGGPRYVPRFFTPAAPAASAGTWQGQADEARLRGALAGAAPKKIEEQLMPGPTGELNRLTAHSRPPVLCLGPGPQAVAAQVAAVQALGGQAVGADGALPPEALTRLPQLSAVLWWGDEAQGRAYAQALAAREGEIVQLITAMPDLAHVAHERHLCVDTTAAGGNAALLAG
- a CDS encoding Lrp/AsnC family transcriptional regulator, with translation MDLNLDAQDRRILAELTQNARIPIAELARRVGLSKTPVAQRIKHLEEIGLITGYRAILSPLKLGLTHVTYVEVSMNDTREHALQQFNAAVRAIPEVEECYMIAGGCDYLMKVRSRDMADFRRILAEKISTLPHVSNTSSHVSMEAVVEQNFRPG